In Calonectris borealis chromosome 10, bCalBor7.hap1.2, whole genome shotgun sequence, a single genomic region encodes these proteins:
- the EMC3 gene encoding ER membrane protein complex subunit 3, producing the protein MSEPELLLDSNIRLWVVLPIVFITFFVGMIRHYVSILLQSDKRLTQEQVSDSQVLIRSRVLRENGKYIPKQSFLTRKYFFNNPEDGFFKKTKRKVVPPSPMTDPTMLTDMMKGNVTNVLPMILIGGWINMTFSGFVTTKVPFPLTLRFKPMLQQGIELLTLDASWVSSASWYFLNVFGLRSIYTLILGQDNAADQSRVMQEQMTGAAMAMPADTNKAFKTEWEALELTDHQWALEDVEEELMAKDLYFEGMFKEELQTSIF; encoded by the exons ATGAGCGAGCCCGAGCTGCTGCTGGACTCCAACATCCGGCTGTGGGTGGTGCTGCCCATCGTCTTCATCACCTTCTTCGTGGGCATGATCCGGCACTACGTCTCCATCCTCCTCCAGAGCGACAAGAGGCTCACGCAGGAGCAGGTGTCCGACAG CCAAGTCCTGATTCGGAGCAGAGTCCTTCGGGAAAACGGCAAATACATTCCAAAACAG TCTTTCCTGACccggaaatatttttttaataacccaGAGGATGGATTTTTTAAGAAAACGAAAAGAAAGGTAGTGCCTCCTTCACCAATGACAG ATCCTACCATGTTGACAGATATGATGAAAGGGAATGTAACCAATGTTCTGCCTATGATCCTCATCGGTGGTTGGATCAACATGACATTTTCGGGATTTGTCACAA CAAAGGTCCCGTTTCCTCTGACGCTGCGTTTTAAACCGATGTTGCAGCAGGGAATTGAACTGCTCACTTTAGATGCGTCCTG GGTGAGCTCTGCTTCCTGGTACTTCTTGAATGTGTTTGGACTCAGAAGCATTTATACTCTCATCCTGGGCCAAGATAATG CTGCAGATCAGTCTAGGGTGATGCAAGAACAAATGACAGGGGCAGCAATGGCCATGCCAGCAGATACTAACAAAGCATTTAAG ACGGAATGGGAAGCTTTAGAATTGACTGATCATCAGTGGGCCTTAGAAGATGTAGAAGAAGAGCTCATGGCAAAAGACCTCTATTTTGAAGGCATGTTTAAGGAAGAACTTCAGACCTCCATCTTCTGA